The following nucleotide sequence is from Vibrio rumoiensis.
GTCGCTATTCTCAGTCCACCCCAGTTTGTCTAACAACTGTTTCGCTGATCCATAACCTGTTCTGTCGCAGTCTACCGCGCAGATGATTTCCTTATACTCTCCCATCTGACCACGTAGATACTCCACAAGGTCATTTAATCTCTTTTCATGCTCAGTATTGGTAGCATCCTCAGAGACGTAAAACTTGGCTTTCCCATCCACTCCAAGTAGGACATTTCTGGGCTTAAATGACTGAGGCCTTATCAAGGATGGTGGGGTGGTAAAAGGAATGTCTGCAAAAGACAATCTAGGAATGGTATAACGCCATAGCCCAATACCAAAGGTGAACACAATTTCAGTATCATGTTCGATTAGATTGTTCTCATGAAGAATTTTGGCAAGTTGAGGCTTCTCAGCTATCAATAAACGCATTTACTATCTCCTAATCTTGTTATCTCAAGTGACATTTCGCGCAGCTTAGCTGCGAACTAAAACCAGATTACAATGAATGAATCGTTGTTACAACTCACTCTAATTCACATGGATGGCGAATACTTCAACGGGCTCGGCTCCGAAGTGTGGGTGTGTAATTACCTCCTTTGCGAAACCACTCCACGGTCTCACCTCTATCCTAGACATATCACCAGCCTTTGGATAACCACACTTCACATGAATTTCATCATACTCACGTCCCTCAAGTCTCTTTATCCAGTATTCCGTAACGAGGCGATATTCATCTGGCTTTTCCCTTGACCTTATTTGATCGAAGTAGATCTTTTTTACTGACAGATGAAGTATTCGTTTTTTCATAATCACCTTCCTGGAGTAAAACTGGGGCATCGAGGCACCCGGCAAAATACTCCTTTTTCAATTTCAGTCTCTCTTGTCTCATGAGCCAGTATAATATCCGCAATAACACGAATATTTCCCTCGTAGTTGCGAATGGCCGCGTCCCTCATGGTATCTAAGGTTTCTTGACACTTCGCTCGCCTGAATTTAACGAGCCAACTTTGGCGATCTATACTTTTCACGCTAAATCCTATTAACGAATCGTGTATCCAGCTTCTTTGGCAGCAACATCAAGTTCGGCGGCAAAACTGACGTCTGACTTATCTGCCGCATTGTAAAGGGCTCCACACGTAGGCCATGAGCGACCCACCAG
It contains:
- a CDS encoding RNA-binding protein, yielding MKKRILHLSVKKIYFDQIRSREKPDEYRLVTEYWIKRLEGREYDEIHVKCGYPKAGDMSRIEVRPWSGFAKEVITHPHFGAEPVEVFAIHVN